TGGCGGAAGAATGATGGCGAAGATCATCTTGATGGGGTCTGTTGCGGTAAGCGCCATGATGGCTCCTCAGAGTCGATTCGGTGAGTGCCTTCAGTTTAGGTCGTGATGCGAAACAGGCCAGCACCGAATGGCACCGAGTCGCCGTAACAAGTGTTCAACTATTGTCCCGACACGACCCACCATTGGGCGGGCCGTGTGTGACAGGGATGGAACGTCAGAACTGATAATCTTCCTCGAAGAGATTGGCCCTGGCGTCGCGCATGACATCCTCACAGGCAGCTTGATGGGCGAGCTGGGTGAGCAGGCTCTGGGTCACTTCAAAGCCCTTGCCCAGGCAGGTGTCGACCTCCTGACGGCTGACTTGGGGCATTACGTTGCAATCGATCTTGATCGTTCTTCCGCCACTATCCAGCTTGTCGGCTAGCGCACGCATGCGCCAGGCAAGTCGCGATTGCCAGCTAGCTGATTCTTCCACGCCTTCGTTTACGCTAAACGTGCAGTGCCATTCAGGTTTGTATACCTTCATGAGAACCTCCTGGGCTGGTCTGGTAGGAATGTTCGATCGTGGTTTCTGCTCCGTATTGGCAACTGTTGCAGAATCATCATACAGGCTTTCGGCTGCCGGGATAGAGTGGCAACATGGCCCGCCAAAGCGATTGGTTAAAGTAAATCGTCCCCCTGCCGAAGGATGTCATGAGGAATAAGAGAAAAACATTCAGCAGGGGGGCGGATGCGGTTATCGATTGATCGGCACGGTGGCAAGCGCGTAGGGCGGTGGCTGCTGATCGTGGCGCTTGGCTTGCTCTCCTCCAGCTGCGCAATGATGGCGCCTGCGCCACCGCAGGATCAGAGCAACATCTGCGAGATCTTTCGCGAGCAGCCCTCCTGGTATGACTACGCCCGCGCGTCGCAGGAAGCGTGGGGCACGCCCATTGCGACGCAGATGTCGTTCATTCAGCAGGAGTCCTCGTTTCGCAGCCATGTCCGACCCGACCGCAAGCGAATCCTATGGATATTCCCCGGTCCGCGTCACTCATCGGCACGGGGTTATGCCCAGGCGCAGGATCCGGTCTGGGGCGAGTACCAGGCCGATGCCGGGCGTCTCTTTGCCCGCCGCACCCATATGAAACACGCCACCGACTTCGTCGGCTGGTATAACGCACGCACGCACCGGCAGCTTGGCATTTCGCTCTACAATCCCGAGCATCTCTACCTTGCCTATCATGAGGGAGCCGGTGGCTACCGCCGCGGCACCTACCGAAGCAAGCCCCACGTCATGCAGGCCGCAAGCCAGGTGAGTTCGCGGGCCAGCCGCTACCAGTCGCAGCTGGCCTCCTGCGAGTCCGAATTCCGCTGCCGCCACTTCTACCAGATCTGGCCCTTCTGCCGAGCGTAAGGGAGGACGAAGGGGCGACGCAGAGCAGGGTTCAGCGGCGGAAGGACTCTGCCAGTTGCTGGCGCCGATACTCGCCCTGGCGCTCGAACATCCAGCCGGGGTACTCCGCGGGCAGGGCGCTTACGCGGTCGAGTTCGGCAAGCTCATCGCCACTTAGCGTGATGTTGATAGCGGCGATATTGTCGTCGAGTTGGTCGGTGCGCTTGGCGCCGATGATCACGCTGGTCACGGCCCGCTGATGCAGCAGCCAGGCCAGGGCGATCTGGGCGACGGAGACGCCGTGCGCCTCGGCGATTCTACGCATTGCGTCGATGGCGTCATAGGCGCGTTCGATGTCCACCGGTGGGAAATCGAAGCTGGTACGGCGGCTGCCGGCCTCGGCCTGGCCGTCGCGGCTGTATTTACCGCTAAGCAGGCCACCCGCCAGTGGGCTCCATACCATCAAGCCAACGTTCTCGCTCTCGAGCATGGGAATGAGTTCGCGCTCCAGATCACGACCGGCCAGGGTGTAGTACGCCTGGAGCGATTCGAAGCGGGCCAGGTTCTGGCGCTCGGCAATGCCTTGCGCCTTCATGATCTGCCACGCCGCCCAGTTGGAGACGCCGATATAACGCACATGGCCATGCTGTACCAGTACGTCCAGGGCGCGCATGGTCTCCTCGATCGGGGTGGCCGGATCGAAGCCATGGATCTGGTAGAGATCGATATGGTCGAGTTGCAGCCGCTTCAGGCTGGCCTTCACCGCCTCCATGATGTGGTAACGCGATGTGCCTCGTGAATTGACGCCCCGGCTGCCGGTCTCGCCAAAGGCCTTGGTCGCGACCACGACCTCGTCGCGGGGCACCTTGAGATTCTTCAGTGCCTGGCCGGTGATGACTTCCGACTGCCCCAGGGAGTAGACGTCGGCGGTATCGATGAAATTGATGCCCGAATCTAGGGCCCTGCCGATCAGTTTGTCGGCGTCGCCCTGTTGCAGATCACCGATCTGGCCCCACAGTTCGCCTTCGCCACCGAAGGTCATGGTGCCAAGGCAGAGTTCGGAGACGAACAGACCGGTATTGCCGAATTTTCTGTAACGCATGGAAGACTCCTGCTGGGTACGATGGGCGATATGCAAGTATGGTTCACCGTAGCGGAGCCGCTAGCATGATCCTGTCGGGAATCTGCCTATTCCTCTTGAAAGTCAATCGAGCGCTACCTTTTCCAATCTCGCCGTAAGGCGCTCCAGTAACTGTCCGCCATGGCGCCAGAAGTGCCAATGGAGCGGGACGCTCAGTTGTTTACCGGGGGCTAGGCTCGCCAGGGTGCCTTGCGCCAGCTGCGCTTGCACTTGCCGGGTCGGCATCATGCCGTAGCCGATGCCTGCTTCCGCCAGCCGCACGAAGCCCTCCGAGGAGGGGCAAAGGTGATAAGGGAAGCTCCCGCGATAGCCGCATTGGGCCAGGAAGCGATGCTGCAGCTGATCGTGAGGGCCGAACACGATGGCCGGCGCCGAGCCAAACGCCCGCTCGGTGGGGCCATCGGGAAAATGGCGCGAGATATAGTCCGGCGAGGCGAGCGGCTGATAGACCATGTGCCCGATTGCGATGCATCGGGCGCCAGCGATGGCTTGGTCGCTACTGCACAGGCAAGCCGCGACATCGCCATCGCGCAAGCGCTTTAGACCCACGTCCTGATCCTCGATGACCATGTCCAGTAGTACCCCTTCCGAGCGGCACAGCTCGCCGATCGCCGCCGCCCACCAGGTGCCTAGGCTGTCGGCATTCAGGGCGATGCGCAGCCTTGGTGTGGTCGCCACCAAGGAGGGCAGGGCATCGCGAAGATCCCACTCCAGCAGCTGCACCTGTTGAAAGTGGTTGAGCAACCGCTGCCCGGTCGGGGTGGCCTGAAGGGTCGGATGACGCACCAAGACCGACTGGCCGATTCGCCCTTCTAGCAAGCGGATGCGCTGTGACACCGCCGACTGCGTCAGCCCCAATGCTGCGCCGGCGCGCTCGAAGCCATCGTGCTCGATCACCGTGGCTAGCGCCTCGAGAAGCTTGTAGTCCAGCATAAGCAGTTTTAATGCACCATTAGCAGGATGAATTTTTAGTATATATATGGTCCGTTATACTTGCCGCTTCACACAGGAGCGAACCATGTTGACGAGTTACCTCACCGGGCTGCTGGTTTGTGGCGGCATTATTGTCGCGATTGGTGCTCAGAATACTTATGTGTTGGGCCAGGCAATCCGTCGCGAGCACCAGTGGTGGTCGGCGTGCCTATGCATGTGTACGGATATCCTGCTGTTCACCATGGGGATGCTGGGAGTGAGCGCCGCGCTGATGGCCTTGCCCGAAGCGGTCGAGGTACTGCGCTGGGTGGGGGTGCTGTTTCTGGGCTGGCTGGCGGTTCAGGCGTTCAAGCGCGCTTTCACGGGGGCGCACGGGCTGGCGGCTCAACGAAGAGAACGACGCAGCTTGAAGGCGGTGGTGGTGACGACACTTGCGGTGACGCTGCTGAATCCTCATGTCTATCTGGACACGCTCTTGCTGATTCCTGCCATAGGTGCCCAGCAGGAGAGCCCCACCGTTTTCCTGGCCGGCGCGGGGAGTGCTTCCGTCCTATGGTTCGCACTACTGGCTTGGGGGGGAGCGACCTTGGCTCCATGGCTCTCCAAGCCGGCCGTATGGCGGATGATCGATGGCTTGATCGGCACGATGATGGCCATGATCGCCCTCCAGCTTGCGATCAATGGCGTCTAGATCGACCATTAGGGCTTTGATACAGGGAGATGAGCATGCCTATCGTAACTATTCAGCAGTTTCCGCGTTCGGTCGAACAGAAGCGTGAGCTGGCCAGGCGTATCACTGAAGCGTTCGTCGAGGTCTATGGTGCCAATGCAGATAGCGTGCAGCTCTTCTTCAATGAGATCGACGGCAAGAACTGGGCCAAGGGTGGCACCATGGGCTGTGACAATGATCGCGATAGCGGTAGCGCTAGCCAAGGATAGCGTTTTGGATGGCTTGCTTGAGCGATCTCGAGGCATGGCTGTGGCTGCGCATGCATAAAATTGGTGTCGTTAATATCAGTCGGTTTTGTAAGTCAGTGTTGCAATTTTTTTCTGATGTTTTTTATGATTTTTATGTCTTGTGTATTCAAATGCAGCGCGTGTAATTACAGGTATTGATGTTGGCCCATATTATCTTGGGATAGCAAGTCGGACATTGACAACCTGCCTATGCGAACTATCGTTCGAGTATGAGGCCCTAGATTGTAAGGGCAGGCGCCAACGGAATTACGCGCCTTGGTTAAAAGTCATGTCAAAACATGGAGGTAACAGCATGGTGGGTTCAGATAATCAGACCGGCACAGGCGCATCATCCTCATCCCATGGCGGCACCATGGGCAGTGAGGAGATCAAGAGAGAAGCCCAAGGGCAGGCGCACGAGTTGAAGGACGAGGCGCGGGACACGGTCGAAGAAGTCGCCGGCGCAGCGCGACAGCAGGCTGAGAACATGTTCAATAGCCAGAAAGAGGCGGCGGTGGAGCAGACCAGCAAGCTTTCCAGCGTGTTTCAGAAGATGGCCGATGAGTTCGACAATCAGGATCAATCCTACTTTTCTGGCTACGCCAGAAACATGGCCAACTGTGTCGATCACGTCTCTCAACAACTTCGTGAAAAGGATATTCAGAGTCTGGTTAATGACGCTCAGCAATACAGTCGTCGTGAACCGGTACTATTCATGGGCGGAGCGATTGCGGCGGGTTTCTTTATATCCCGCTTTCTGCGCAGCTCCGGTAAGCGGAGTGGCACGACTGACAGCAGTTACGATGATGCGCCGCAATACTGAGTCGAGGTGCTAATTCGGCAGAGTTAGAGGCTTCATTGTTAATAGGTTAATTCCCTTCGTTTCTAACAGCCAGGGAGGCTAAATAGCATGGATGCAGATAACCGCTCTACAACGGAAAACTCCTCCATCGGATCACTTCTCTCAAGCCTGACCCGCGAGATGACGTCACTTGTGCGCAAGGAAACGGAACTTGCGAAAGTGGAGATGTCCGAGAAGACTAGCCAGGCCATGGGTGGCATTGCAGCCATCGCGACGGCGGGCGCTGTGCTCTTGTGCGGTTTTCTCGTGCTGCTCGCAGCAGCGGTGTTCGCCCTCGACGAGGCGCTTAATACGCCTTGGCTGTCAGCCCTGATCGTTGGCGGTGTCGTCGCCATCATTGGTTTCATCATGCTTCAGAGCGGACGCAAGAAGCTGCAGAGCCAGAACCTGATGCCAAACAGGACCATGGCCAGCTTGCAGCGCGACAAGGATTTCGCCAAGCAGCATGAAGAAATAGCCAAGGAGGAGCTGAAATGAGCGAGCACCGCGATCAGCGCAAATCGGAAGAGATCGAGAGCGAAATTCATGAGACGCGTGCGCGTCTCGATCATACCCTGCATGAAATCGAGGAGCGCTTCTCTCCTCAGCAGTTGATGAACGCGGGTTACGACTACCTGCGCCATGGCGGTGCCAATGAGTTCATCGCCAACCTTGGCGATGCCATCAAACGCAATCCTGTGCCGTTCATGCTCACTAGCGCTGGGCTGGGCTGGCTGATACTGGCACAGCGCAAACCTACGCACCATGACGATGGCCGCTCAAGAATGCGAACCAATGCGGGATACAATGATGCCAGCAGAGGTTCGCATAATCATGTCAGTGGCGCGTCACCAAGTCCGGGAGTTCCACCCACACACACTACACATGCGTCTTCCACCCACACGCATTCCGACAGCATGACGGGCGCCGGCACCACCACCTATGGGACCGATCCCGCTTCCGTGGGGGCCTCTGCCACCACGTCGCAGGCCACCCCTTCAGTGGGGAGCACGCCGCCTGCCGGGAGCGCCAGTGGCTCGGCATCGGACAAGAGTCGGATGGATGCCGTTAAGAGCAAGGCGCAGCACATCACGGACAGCGTGAAGGGAACAGCACAGCACATGGGGGAGAGTATGCGAGATACCACATCACATATGCGCGATAGCGCATCGCACCTGCGCAATAGCAACCACTCGATGCACGATTCGATGCATGACATATCGCATCGCGCCAAGCACGCGGGTAGCCAGGCGGGAGGCTTCATCCAAGATCATCCCTTCGTTGCGGGTGCTTTGGGCCTTGCCATCGGTGCGGCTCTAGGTGGCATGTTCCCGGCGACGCGGGTCGAGAACAAGTATCTGGGCGAGTATCGCGACCGGGCAATGCACAAGGCGTCGGAAGCGGGTCATGAACAGGCGGAAAAGGCACAAGCCGCCGCCCAGGAGAAGGTCGGCGAGGCCCGCGAGAAAATCGAAGAGGCTCGTGACAAGATTCATGACAAGGCCGAGGAGGCCCAGTCCGGACAGTCGGATGTGCCATCCGCCAAATCCGGCTCCACCTCGACAGGGGCCACGGCGCCGGTCACCAAGGAGGAGACCACGCCTGGCGGTGCTTCGCATGGCGAAGCGATGACGGCACCCTCGTCTGCGGCCAGTGCTAAGGTAGGTACCGGCGGGGCTGGCTCCAAGGGTGACGATGCCATCAAGAGCGGCAGCCGCTCGACGCGGGATACCTGATCCTCGTTAACGGAAGGCAGTCGTTGGCTTGAGCTTCTGGCGTGACGCAAGGAGTCTCATGTGACCAAGGCCGGTCGGGGTTGGCAAGGCGCCACTCCCCGATCGGCCTTCTCGTTGGTGCCTATGACCCCTCGCGGCGCTTGATCTGGTCGCGCAGTTGCGGTGGAACCTGTTTGATGATCAGGCGATCATGCTGTGAATCGTACTCGATGCCTGAACCCAGCAGGTGAGAGTCGAAGCTGATCGATACGCCAGCAGAGCGGCCCGTGAAGCGCCGGAACTGGTTGAGCGTGCGTCGGTCGGCGGGAATCTCCGGCGAAAGGCCGTAGTCCTGCTGACGGATGTAATCGTAGAAAGCTTTTGGCTGCTGTTCGTCGACCAATTCCGAGAGCTCGTCCAAGGTGATCGGCTCGCCACGTCGAGCCTGGTTACTGGCGTAGTCGATCAGTGTGTCGGTCTTCTCACGGCTCTGCTCCTCGGAGAGATCCTCGCTCTCCACGTAATCGCTGAAGGCCTTGAGCAGGGTGCGCGTCTCGCCACTGGAGTCTACCCCCTCCTCGCAGCCCAGCAGTTCGCGGAAGTCGTCGGCGAGTTTTTTGCCGCCGCGATCCTTGATGAAGGAAATGTACTGCTGCGATTTCCCGCCTCTCCACTGGTTCAGGTCGATGCGCGCTGCCAGCATCAACTGGCTGAGGTTGAGCTGCTGTACCGCGGCTACCTTGAGAGAGGCATCGATACCGAAGCCTTGGCGGTGATGCAGCAGGGAGAAGCTCAGGTACTGGGTATCGCCCTGCTGGTAGTGAACGAACAGTACCGGGCCACCCACCGGCAGGTGTACGTCGATGAGTGCCTTGAGCTTCTCCACCACTTCCAGGGTAAAGGTCGTAAAGTCGCCTTCATCGTCGAGGTAACGCGCGAGTGCCATCTCGAATGCGCGACTCCCCGTCGCATGGCTGAAGTGGCCCCACGTCTTGGGCTTGGCATGAAAACTGTCATTGAAGCTTGCCAGCAGATCCGCCATGGACGGTGTTGCGTCATGCGCCTGGCCGGCCCGTTGTAGCGTGGCGGGACGATCGGGGGTGGGCTTGTCGATCTGATGGACGATGCTGTTGAGTATCGGCATGAAGGCATCTTGGCAGGAGAGGTAGGCATGATGATAACGTGCCCGAGTGGCAGGAAACCATGCGTGCAATCCGCACACGGGCATACCACGGCGGTCTCTGCTATTCTGCTGCCTTTGCACCCTTGTATATGGCCTTTATCTCCTCGGCTGCGCTCCCCTTCGACCTCCCGCTCGCTTCACGCCTTGATTTCGTTACAGGACCCCCAACGTGTCTGATTCCGTGCCCGACTCCAGTGATATCCACGATGGCGATTTCGCTTCCCTGCCGCTGATGCCGGAGCTGCTTGCCAACCTGAAGTCGCTTGGCTATCACGCCATGACGCCGATTCAGCAAAAGAGCCTGCCGGCGATGCTGGCCGGACGTGACGTCATCGCCCAGGCCAAGACTGGCTCGGGCAAGACGGCGGCATTCGGCCTGAGCCTGCTCTCGCGAGTCGAGGTGACGCGCTTTCGCGTGCAGGCGCTGGTGCTGTGTCCGACCCGTGAGCTGGCCGACCAAGTGGCCGGCGAGGTGAGACGGCTGGCGCGCGGCCTGTCCAACGTCAAGGTACTGACGCTGTGCGGTGGTGCGCCGCTCGGGCCGCAGCTCAACTCGCTTGAGCACGGTGCGCATGTGATCGTCGGCACCCCTGGGCGCGTGGAGGAGCACTTGCGCAAGGGCTCGCTGGCACTTGATGAGCTCACCACCCTGGTGCTGGATGAAGCCGACCGCATGCTCGACATGGGCTTTCAGGCTTCGCTGGAGGCGATCGTCGGTCAGACACCCGCCAGCCGACAAACTCTGCTGTTCAGTGCCACTTATGGTGACAGCATTCGGCCCGTCGCCGAGCGGCTGATGCGCGATCCGGTCACGGTGGCAGTGATCGCCACGCATGATCAGATGAGCATTCGTCAGCACATCTACCGGGTCGCCGATGAGGTGTCGCGTTTCGAGGCGCTGCGCCGGTTGCTACTGCACTTCCGTCCCGAGTCATGCGTGGTGTTTTGCAATACCAAGCGTGAGACGCAGGAACTGGTCGACGCCTTGCGTGAGCAGGGCTTCAGCGCCCTGGCCTTGAATGGCGACCTGGAGCAGCGCGATCGCGACCGCACCCTGGTACTGTTCGCCAATGGCAGTATCTCCCTCCTGGTGGCTACCGACGTGGCGGCGCGCGGTCTGGATATCGAAGCGCTGGACATGGTGATCAACTACCAGATCGCCCGTGAGCTCGAGGTGCATGTGCACCGTATCGGGCGTACCGGTCGGGCCGGCAGCAGCGGCGTGGCCTGCACCCTGGTCAGCGACAAGGAGCACTACCGCCTGGAGCGTCTCGCCGAGTTCCTTGACCAGCCGCTCGAGGCCGAGCCGTTACCGGCGTTGCGAGGCGAGCCGGAGCCGCTGATACCGCGCATGGCCACTCTGCAGCTCGATGGCGGCAAGAAGCAGAAGGTGCGGCCGGGGGACATCCTCGGTGCGTTGACCGGTGAGGCGGGCATCAACGGCGACCAGGTGGGCAAGATCAAGGTGCTGGAGCGCAGTGCCTATGTTGCGGTTCGTCGCGACGTGGTCAACGTCGCACTGGAGAAGTTGAGTTCGGGCAAGATGAAAGGGCGCTCTTTCCGCGCCCGTCGGGTCAATTGTTAACTCCCGGGCTCATTCAGGAGCTATTCTCTACCCACAGGATCCATCCTCGAGGATTAACAACAAGGGGCCTATGAAAGTACCCAAGCGATTACAGCCGCTGGTCGACGATGGCATGATCGATGAGGTCGTCAATCAGCTGATGAGCGGTAAGGAAGCCCAGGTATACGTCGTTCGCTGCGGCGATGAGCTGCGCTGTGCCAAGGTATTCAAGGAGGCCAAGCAGCGCAGCTTCAAGCAGGCGGTGCAGTACCAGGAGGGGCGCAAGGTGCGTAACACCCGCCGCGCCCGGGCGATGGCCAAGAAGACCCGATACGGGCAGAAGGAACAGGAGCAGGATTGGTTGAACGCCGAGGTGGACGCCCTTTACCGGTTGGCGTCGGCGGGAGTGCGTGTGCCCAAGCCCTACGGCTTCGTCGATGGTGTGCTGCTGATGGAGATGATCGACGACGGCGAAGGCTATGCCGCGCCGCGCCTCGACGACGTGACGCTCACCCCGGAGCAGGCCAGGCAGTATCACGCCAAGATCATCGCCGACGTGGTGCGCATGTTGAGCGCCGGGCTGATCCATGGCGATCTCTCCGAATTCAACGTGCTGCTGGCGCCGGACGGGCCGGTAATCATTGACCTGCCCCAGGCGGTGAATGCGGCGGGTAACAACAGTGCGGCGATGATGCTCGAACGCGACGTCAACAACATGCGCGACTACTTCGGGCGCTTCGCTCCTGAGCTGCTGACGACCGAATTTGGCAAGGAGCTCTGGGCCCTGTTCGAATCGGGCGAGCTACACCCGGAGAGCCAGCTGACCGGTCGTTTCGTTCACGATACCCGTCTCGTCGATGTCGGTGATCTGATGGCGGTGATCGAAGATGTTCAGGAGGAGGAAGCCGAGCGCCGTGAGCGAGCCCGCGACGACGGAGACGACGATTGAGAGGACGCTAGGGCAACCGGCGCATGACGAGGAGAGAGCATGAAACTGCAGAACGCGACCTGGCAGGAGGTGGAAACCTACCTGCAGCGCGCCAGGGGTATCATCGTGCCGATCGGCTCTACCGAGCAGCATGGCCCTAACGGGCTGATGGGTACCGATGCGATCTGCCCCGAGGCAATCGCCTGGGCGCTGGGAGAGCGGCATGACGTGCTGGTGGCCCCGACCCAGAACATCGGCGTGGCGCAGCATCACCTCGCCTTTCCCGGCACCCTGACACTGCGGCCAAGCACGCTGATCGCCGTGCTGCGCGATACTGTTGCCTCGCTTGCTCGGCACGGCTTCACCCATGTGTTCTTCATCAATGGACACGGTGGCAATATCGCCACCATCAGTGCGGCCTTTGCCGAGATCCACAGCGAGCAGAGCTTCGGGGCTTCACGTGGCGTCGAACTCAACCTGGCGCTATTCAACTGGTTCGCCGGACGGCGCGGGCGTGAATTGGCCAAGTCGCTATATGGTGATGCCGAAGGCAGTCATGCCACGGCTTCGGAGATCGCGCTCTCCTGGTACGCGCGCCCTGAAGCGGTCAAGCAGGTCGCCATGTCACCCAAGATCGCGCCCAAGGGCAGCGCCATGTGCACTGCCGACGAGTTTCGGCGGCGCTTTCCGGATGGCCGCATGGGCTCCGACCCGTCGCTTGCCACTGTCGAACATGGCCAACGTTTCCTGGAGGCGGGGGTGGAGGATGCCTGGGAGGCGTACCAGGCCTTCATCGACGGCTGATCCAGGTAAGTGAGCATTGACTGGGGCGCCTTTCCGGCGCCCCGATTCATGATTTCGCGTTGTGGTCGGGCTTGCCCTTGCGTTTGGAGGAGGCCATCTCCTCGAGCTCCTTCTCGCTCATCGATTCATACATCGATTTAGACGCGCCCTCGAGCTCGTTGACCTTCTTGTCGCCGCGCTTGGCCGAAAGCGCCGCGCCGGCGGCCATTTGCTGAGATTTAGACTTTGCTGGCATGGGTTGCCCTCCTGTTGGCCTGAATCCACTGGTTTGCCACGATTCACTATAGTAGGCGTAGTGGTGGCTATCCAAATGGCACGGGAAGTAAACGCTCGCTTACGTTCGAGAAATGGTCGCCGAAACCGCTGACGAGGTGTGCTCATGTGGCGTTTCCTGTTTGGGCTGGTCGCGATCTACGCCCTGGTCGTGGGGCTGGCGTGGGCGTTCCAGGACCGGTTACTCTACGTGCCGCTAGGGCGTGAGCATGTCGCCACACCAGCGGAGATCGGCCTTGCCTGGGAGTCGGTGGCACTCGAAACCGAGGATGGCCTGATGCTCGACGCCTGGTGGGTGCCGGCAGCGGAGCCTCGCGGTACCCTGCTGTTCTTGCACGGCAATGCCGGCAATATCTCGCATCGCCTGGCATCACTTGCCCACTTCAACCGCCTGGGCCTGTCGGTGCTGATACTCGACTACCGTGGCTATGGCCGTAGCGAGGGCAGGCCTTCCGAAGCGGGTATTGCCCGCGATGCGCGGGCCGGCTGGCGGTGGCTTCGCGAGGAGAGGGGCCTGCCGGCAAGCGAGATCGTGCTCTTCGGCCGTTCGCTGGGCTCGGCTGTCGCCGCGGAGCTCGCCCACCGGAAGCGAGGTGATGACCTGCCTGCCGGGGTGATCCTCGAATCCCCGTTCCGCTCGGTGCCGCACCTCGCGCAGCAACTCTACCCGTTTCTGCCCGTCCGCTGGCTGTCGCGCTTCGACTACCCTACCCAGGAGTACGTAAAGCAGATCGCCTCACCGCTGCTGGTGATCCATAGCCGCGAAGACGAGATCATTCCCTTCAGCGAAGGTGAGGCGGTGTTCGAGGCGGCAAGCGAGCCCAAGCAGATGCTGGTGATCGGGGGTGGCCACAATACCGGCTTCATCGACAGCGAGGTGGAGTATCTGCAGGGGATAGAACACTTTCTCACGCGCATCGTCAGCCTGGAGCGGCCCTGACCGGGGCCGATGACTCAACACAAGGATCCTTTATGTTCCGTTACTTCGAACGGCTGGTCGACCCGTTTCCCATCGACGAGCCGAGCGAGCCGCCGCGTGGTCTGGTGGCCTTCTTGTATCACTATTCGCGTCCGGTGCTGCCCTGGCTTGTATTGATGGCGCTGGTCACGGCGCTGCTCTCGATCACCGAAGTGGTCATCCTGAGCTTTCTCGGCTCGCTGGTGGATTGGCTGGCCGCTGCGGATCGCGAGACATTCTTCAGCGAGCATGGCAGCACCCTGTTGGCGATGGGGGCGCTCGTGGTGATCGGCTTCCCGCTGGCGGTACTGGCACAGTCGCTGCTCACGCATCAGACGGTCTTCGGCAACTATCCGATGATCGCCCGCTGGCTGACGCACCGCTACATCCTGCGCCAGAGCATGATCTTCTTCCAGGACGAGTTCGCCGGGCGGGTATCGCAGAAGGTGATGCAGACGGCGCTGGCGATCCGCGAGACGGTGGTCAAGCTGATGGATGTGTTCGTCTACGTGGTGGTCTACTTCAGCGGGGCGATGTTCCTGGTCGGGCGCGCCGAGCCATGGCTGATGCTGCCGCTGGTGCTGTGGCTCGGCATCTATATCGCCATCATGTGCTACTTCGTGCCGCGCCTGCGGCGCATCTCGATGGCTCAGGCCGATGCCCGGGCGCAGATGACCGGCCGCGTGGTCGATAGCTACACCAATATCCAGACCATCAAGCTGTTTGCCCATACGCTGCGCGAGCAGGACTACGCCCGCGAGGCGATGAGCGGTTTCATGAACACCGTCTACCGCCAGATGCGCCTGGTGACGGTGCTCACGGTCTGTCTGCAGACCAGCAATGCGCTGTTGCTTGCGAGTATCGCCGGGATCGCGATCTTTGCCTGGCAGCAGGCGGCGATCGGGCTTGGCGCCATCGCCGTGGCGATCGCCCTGGTGCTGCGGCTGCGCTCGATGTCCGACTGGATCCTGTGGGAGGTGGCGGGGCTGTTCGAGAACATCGGCACCGTGCAGGACGGTATCAATACCATCGCCCAGCCGCCCGCCGTGCGTGACCGCGATGATGCCAAGGAGCTTGCCGTGACCCACGGCGAGATCCGTTTCGATCAGGTGCGCTTCGGTTATGGTGGCGAGACGCCGGTGGTCGAGCATCTCGATCTGACGATTCGCCCAGGCGAGAAGATCGG
This DNA window, taken from Halomonas sp. TA22, encodes the following:
- a CDS encoding LysR family transcriptional regulator ArgP, translating into MLDYKLLEALATVIEHDGFERAGAALGLTQSAVSQRIRLLEGRIGQSVLVRHPTLQATPTGQRLLNHFQQVQLLEWDLRDALPSLVATTPRLRIALNADSLGTWWAAAIGELCRSEGVLLDMVIEDQDVGLKRLRDGDVAACLCSSDQAIAGARCIAIGHMVYQPLASPDYISRHFPDGPTERAFGSAPAIVFGPHDQLQHRFLAQCGYRGSFPYHLCPSSEGFVRLAEAGIGYGMMPTRQVQAQLAQGTLASLAPGKQLSVPLHWHFWRHGGQLLERLTARLEKVALD
- a CDS encoding 4-oxalocrotonate tautomerase family protein — translated: MPIVTIQQFPRSVEQKRELARRITEAFVEVYGANADSVQLFFNEIDGKNWAKGGTMGCDNDRDSGSASQG
- a CDS encoding lysozyme-like domain containing protein, with product MRLSIDRHGGKRVGRWLLIVALGLLSSSCAMMAPAPPQDQSNICEIFREQPSWYDYARASQEAWGTPIATQMSFIQQESSFRSHVRPDRKRILWIFPGPRHSSARGYAQAQDPVWGEYQADAGRLFARRTHMKHATDFVGWYNARTHRQLGISLYNPEHLYLAYHEGAGGYRRGTYRSKPHVMQAASQVSSRASRYQSQLASCESEFRCRHFYQIWPFCRA
- a CDS encoding DUF3618 domain-containing protein, giving the protein MSEHRDQRKSEEIESEIHETRARLDHTLHEIEERFSPQQLMNAGYDYLRHGGANEFIANLGDAIKRNPVPFMLTSAGLGWLILAQRKPTHHDDGRSRMRTNAGYNDASRGSHNHVSGASPSPGVPPTHTTHASSTHTHSDSMTGAGTTTYGTDPASVGASATTSQATPSVGSTPPAGSASGSASDKSRMDAVKSKAQHITDSVKGTAQHMGESMRDTTSHMRDSASHLRNSNHSMHDSMHDISHRAKHAGSQAGGFIQDHPFVAGALGLAIGAALGGMFPATRVENKYLGEYRDRAMHKASEAGHEQAEKAQAAAQEKVGEAREKIEEARDKIHDKAEEAQSGQSDVPSAKSGSTSTGATAPVTKEETTPGGASHGEAMTAPSSAASAKVGTGGAGSKGDDAIKSGSRSTRDT
- a CDS encoding LysE/ArgO family amino acid transporter — its product is MLTSYLTGLLVCGGIIVAIGAQNTYVLGQAIRREHQWWSACLCMCTDILLFTMGMLGVSAALMALPEAVEVLRWVGVLFLGWLAVQAFKRAFTGAHGLAAQRRERRSLKAVVVTTLAVTLLNPHVYLDTLLLIPAIGAQQESPTVFLAGAGSASVLWFALLAWGGATLAPWLSKPAVWRMIDGLIGTMMAMIALQLAINGV
- a CDS encoding phage holin family protein, coding for MDADNRSTTENSSIGSLLSSLTREMTSLVRKETELAKVEMSEKTSQAMGGIAAIATAGAVLLCGFLVLLAAAVFALDEALNTPWLSALIVGGVVAIIGFIMLQSGRKKLQSQNLMPNRTMASLQRDKDFAKQHEEIAKEELK
- a CDS encoding aldo/keto reductase, producing the protein MRYRKFGNTGLFVSELCLGTMTFGGEGELWGQIGDLQQGDADKLIGRALDSGINFIDTADVYSLGQSEVITGQALKNLKVPRDEVVVATKAFGETGSRGVNSRGTSRYHIMEAVKASLKRLQLDHIDLYQIHGFDPATPIEETMRALDVLVQHGHVRYIGVSNWAAWQIMKAQGIAERQNLARFESLQAYYTLAGRDLERELIPMLESENVGLMVWSPLAGGLLSGKYSRDGQAEAGSRRTSFDFPPVDIERAYDAIDAMRRIAEAHGVSVAQIALAWLLHQRAVTSVIIGAKRTDQLDDNIAAINITLSGDELAELDRVSALPAEYPGWMFERQGEYRRQQLAESFRR